In one Vidua chalybeata isolate OUT-0048 chromosome 4, bVidCha1 merged haplotype, whole genome shotgun sequence genomic region, the following are encoded:
- the CLNK gene encoding cytokine-dependent hematopoietic cell linker produces MGPADSFSPFHTEKRTIPANTYHSSEYLTMKGKSDVQFSSELSEEEDNMYETVSSSVLEAMHSLRILPAKPLQESEYADTRCLRPSGTTSPTSENPCQPLQYSAIHTFDPALRTVPNIRGGRMKVHGYQEPTPPPRPLKMLPKQYQPLPAEPRISSQVFHKRNMLSRDPTFPISANVTRQSSVKESNKAPGREQVTSLRKKPEVPFQAQQHPPEASPQCTRRSKNICRSGSTLSEDHLTVKKPPPPTSYATCKNKSKHLLVEQEMQSLPKPTEKDLNKCEWYVGEYDRHKAEKILLQKNTDETFLVRDCSKKSKAEPYVLVVYYGRRVYNIKVRFLEESQQYALGTGLRGECKFNSVEEIIDFYKSVPITLIDGKDQSGNQREQCYLTHPFKSC; encoded by the exons ATGGGACCTGCTGAcagcttttctccatttcataCAGAAAAGAGAACTATTCCTGCTAACACCTATCATTCT AGCGAATACTTGACCATGAAGGGCAAGAGTGATGTACAGTTTTCCTCCGAGCTATCTGAGGAGGAAGACAATATGTACGAGACTGTAAGTTCTTCAGTGCTGGAGGCCATGCATTCTTTGAGAATCCTGCCTGCCAAACCTCTACAAGAATCTGAATATGCAG ACACACGTTGCTTAAGGCCTTCAGGTACCACTTCCCCAACGAGCGAGAACCCATGTCAGCCCCTTCAATACTCAGCC ATTCACACATTTGATCCGGCGTTGAGAACAGTGCCAAATATAAGag GAGGAAGAATGAAAGTACATGGGTACCAG gaGCCTACACCTCCCCCACG GCCTCTGAAGATGCTGCCAAAGCAGTATCAGCCCCTTCCTGCAGAGCCAAGAATAAGCAGCCAGGTCTTTCACAAGAGGAACATGCTCAGTCGAGATCCCACATTTCCAATATCAGCAAATGTCACAAG acagTCATCTGTTAAGGAATCAAATAAA GCACCTGGAAGAGAACAAG TTACAAGTTTGAGGAAGAAACCTGAAGTACCTTTTCAAGCACAACAGCATCCTCCTGAAGCCAG CCCTCAGTGTACACGGAGATCTAAAAACATTTGTAGATCAG GTTCCACATTAAGTGAAGATCATTTGACAGTGAAGAAGCCACCACCTCCTACATCATATGcaacatgcaaaaataaatcaaaacatttgCTTGTAGAACAGGAAATGCAATCTCTTCCCAAACCCACTGAAAAG GATTTAAACAAATGTGAGTGGTATGTTGGAGAATATGATCGTCATAAAGCAGAGAAGATACTGTTACAGAAAAACACT GATGAGACATTCTTGGTTAGAGATtgttcaaagaaatcaaagGCTGAACCATACGTTTTGGTTGTTTATTATGGAAGAAGAGTATACAACATTAAAGTACGATTCCTGGAAGAAAGCCAACAATATGCCTTGGGAACAGGGCTCAGAGGAGAGTGT aaattTAATTCAGTGGAAGAGATCATTGACTTCTACAAATCCGTTCCCATAACGCTCATTGATGGAAAGGATCAGTCAGGAAACCAGAGAGAACAATGCTACCTCACACATCCATTCAAATCATGCTGA